The Daucus carota subsp. sativus chromosome 2, DH1 v3.0, whole genome shotgun sequence genome includes a window with the following:
- the LOC135150562 gene encoding G-type lectin S-receptor-like serine/threonine-protein kinase CES101, whose product MVILLFLCLTTVFHAKVVNAQVLGDTLQQGELMNATNSLMSSQKKFSMGFFDGHWGRYLGIFYNDIQFDPKPLWVGNRNAPVNLTSVLSVESGSGYLMLSTDSSVNVVLYNSSTGFNRTVTLLDTGNLVLIEGGVTLWQSFDYPSDTLLPGMKLGVNHKTGSVWSMTSWLNENDPSVGAFTLDWDPKGSGLVVRFRGEVHWTSGKLRNNAFENIVHDVNYKYMNHSDAETEDYFSYTVVHEDAHLSMPDSPGWKLTHDGNIYEHGNVERVIAAVDDCYGYYRKGSKSSPVNNTAGCELFEQPKCRNVMLKFEAQTGFFSNSTDIKYSTDDHITGYSDCKSKCWEDCDCIGFMTNEETECIFYRGTTNTKFHNEDNSNRIYILTTDSANPSHNKRRRDILIVVFILAFYVVLVLLGILHGDQGKNINEDKDDDQIQELLELDGYSVANIELERHGINDIKFFSFISIAAATRNFSSDNKLGEGGFGPVYKGKFQGKEIAVKKLSRKSKQGISELKNELILVAKLQHTNLVRILGCCIHREEKMLIYDYMPNKSLDLFLFDESKRAELTWERRLSIIQGIAQGLLYLHKYSRVRIIHRDLKAANILLDQNMNPKISDFGLAKIFMHNLSEENTSRVVGTHGYMAPEYAMEGIFSVKSDVYSFGVLILEILSGRKNKSCYNVEVPYNLVALVWELWNRNAALELIDPSLTDSCIQHQFLRCVQVGLLCVENCPLDRPTMDDVISMLANDISADLPLPKRPANYYGSMSSSHEAKQNNSSQNLSANGLSITTMEAR is encoded by the exons ATGGTGATACTTCTCTTCTTGTGTTTAACAACAGTGTTTCATGCAAAAGTAGTAAATGCACAAGTTCTTGGAGACACTCTGCAACAAGGTGAGTTGATGAATGCAACCAACTCTCTCATGTCATCTCAGAAAAAGTTCTCCATGGGATTCTTTGATGGTCACTGGGGACGTTACTTAGGTATCTTTTACAACGACATTCAGTTCGATCCGAAGCCACTATGGGTTGGTAATAGAAACGCACCAGTAAATTTAACCTCAGTGCTCTCGGTAGAATCAGGATCAGGCTATCTTATGCTCAGCACTGACTCTTCTGTCAATGTGGTTTTATATAACAGTTCAACGGGTTTTAATAGAACCGTGACGCTGTTGGATACGGGGAATCTTGTACTAATAGAAGGGGGTGTGACATTATGGCAGAGTTTTGATTATCCGAGTGATACACTTTTACCAGGAATGAAACTTGGAGTTAATCATAAGACTGGCAGCGTCTGGTCGATGACATCTTGGTTGAATGAGAATGATCCGTCAGTTGGAGCTTTTACTCTTGATTGGGATCCCAAGGGAAGCGGCTTGGTTGTCAGATTTAGAGGAGAAGTTCACTGGACTAGTGGAAAGTTGAGGAACAATGCCTTTGAAAACATTGTACATGATGTCAACTACAAGTACATGAATCATTCAGATGCTGAAACTGAGGACTACTTTTCTTATACAGTCGTCCATGAAGATGCACATTTATCTATGCCTGATTCACCGGGATGGAAATTGACACATGATGGAAATATATATGAGCATGGTAATGTAGAAAGAGTGATTGCAGCAGTTGATGATTGCTATGGATACTACAGAAAAGGATCAAAAAGTAGTCCTGTCAATAATACTGCTGGATGTGAATTGTTCGAGCAGCCTAAGTGCAGAAATGTCATGCTGAAGTTTGAAGCCCAAACAGGGTTTTTTAGTAATAGTACTGACATCAAATATTCTACTGATGATCATATAACTGGTTACAGTGATTGCAAATCAAAGTGTTGGGAAGATTGTGATTGTATCGGCTTTATGACTAATGAGGAAACTGAATGCATATTCTATAGAGGAACTACTAATACAAAGTTCCACAACGAAGACAATTCTAACAGAATATACATTCTCACAACCGACTCTGCCAACCCTTCTCACAACA AACGGAGAAGAGATATACTGATAGTCGTCTTTATATTGGCATTCTACGTCGTTTTAGTGCTTTTGGGAATTTTACATGGTGACCAAGGGAAAAATATAAACGAAG ACAAGGATGATGATCAAATTCAAGAACTCTTGGAACTGGATGGATACTCAGTTGCAAATATTGAACTTGAAAGACACGGCATTAATGATATCAAATTCTTTAGCTTCATAAGCATTGCCGCTGCTACAAGAAATTTTTCTTCAGACAATAAGCTAGGAGAAGGCGGATTTGGACCTGTTTATAAG GGAAAATTTCAAGGGAAGGAAATAGCAGTAAAGAAACTTTCAAGAAAGTCTAAACAAGGAATCAGTGAGTTGAAAAATGAGCTCATCCTTGTGGCCAAGCTCCAACACACGAATTTAGTCAGAATTCTTGGCTGTTGCATCCATAGAGAAGAGAAGATGTTAATTTATGATTACATGCCTAACAAAAGTTTGGATCTTTTTTTATTTG ATGAAAGCAAGAGGGCTGAGTTAACATGGGAGAGACGTTTGAGCATCATACAGGGAATTGCTCAAGGACTTCTGTACCTTCACAAATACTCAAGAGTGAGAATAATTCACAGGGACCTGAAAGCTGCTAACATTTTGCTCGATCAGAACATGAATCCCAAGATTTCTGATTTCGGCTTGGCTAAAATTTTCATGCATAATTTATCAGAAGAAAATACAAGCAGAGTTGTTGGCACGCA TGGTTACATGGCCCCTGAGTATGCAATGGAGGGAATATTCTCTGTCAAATCAGACGTGTACAGTTTTGGAGTTCTGATTCTTGAAATCCTGAGTGGTCGAAAGAATAAAAGCTGTTATAATGTTGAAGTACCATACAACCTAGTGGCATTA GTGTGGGAGTTATGGAACAGGAATGCTGCTCTTGAGCTTATTGATCCTTCATTAACTGATTCATGTATCCAACACCAATTTCTGAGGTGTGTTCAAGTTGGCCTATTATGCGTTGAGAATTGTCCTCTTGATCGGCCTACAATGGATGATGTTATTTCTATGTTAGCTAATGATATCTCCGCAGATCTACCTTTGCCTAAGAGACCAGCAAATTATTATGGAAGCATGTCATCTAGTCATGAAGCAAAGCAGAACAACTCGTCACAAAATCTTTCGGCAAATGGTTTATCAATTACTACAATGGAAGCCAGATAG